Genomic DNA from uncultured Acetobacterium sp.:
TCATTTCAATAGCGTTATCCCTTTTTCTCCTGACGGTTTTTTTACTGATCATTGGGATGTTTATGAATAACCTCAAACAGCAGGAGATGTTAAAAACCACCGATAAATTTATTAATTTTAAAAGTCAGGTGGAACATTTAGTTTTCACAAATAAAACCCTGATTCAGGGTTTTGAGGCTTATATCCTAATGAATCCAGAGCTGGATGAATCAGAAGCCTATAGCTATCTTAATAATCTCTTATTTAAAAATGAAAACCAAATCAGAAACATTGGAGTTTGTCAGGATACGACCATCATCTGGAATTATCCGAAGGAAGGAAATGCCGTAGCCATTGGCGTTGACCTGTCCACGGTTGAGAGTCAGAAAGAGCTGGTGCTTAAGGTTAAGAATGAACAGGTGCCAATCTTGCAGGGGCCAGTGGAACTGATTCAGGGAGGAACGGGTTTTATTATCCGTCTGCCCATCGTCAGAAAGGACACCGGCTATTGGGGGCAGATCAGTATCGTTCTCAAAGGCGATAAAATCATTGAAGATATCAATGCCTATGCTGAAGAGGCTGGCTTAAATGTCGCCATTTTTAATGATCAAAACAAGACGCTTCCTTTTTATGGCTCAATGAGTGCAGTTGGAGAATCATCATTAACCTTTAATATTGATCCGGACTTTATTGACTGGAAGGTTGTGGTATCGCCTAAAGACGGTTGGAAAAATAATCAGTTTGTTTTATGGTCTGCTATTTTTCTAGCCGTTCTAATTGCTACCGGAGCCGGTTTGCTAACGTTTAGAGCTTTAAAAACAAATTATCAATTGCGGATCATGTCAAGTCATGATTCCCTTACCGGTCTTTACAACCGTCATTATCTAAATGACTATCAGTCCATGGTTTTGGCTTCAGCTAAAAGAAATAATCGGCAGGTTGGGTTTATGAGTATGGACTTGAACCATTTCAAAAATATCAATGACACTTACGAGCACAATGTTGGTGATCTGGTGCTCGCGGAAACGGCACGGGTGTTAAAACAGAGCACCCGGACAAACGAAGCAGCTTTTCGATTGGGCGGCGATGAGTTTCTGATTATCATGCCAGATATAGAAGATCGGACGGTATTGCAGCAGGCCCGGGAACGGCTTTCAAACAGTTTTAAAAATGACTTTCATCTGGCTGATTATCCCGCTAAAATTGCGGTGAGTATTGGGACGGCATTGTTTCCAGAAGATGGTGATAATATTGATATACTACTTCAAATTGCTGATGAAGAGATGTATTCGGATAAAAAAGAACAGAAAATGAAGCAAGCTGAAAATCAATCGGGTCAGCCATCGCGATAACTTGTCAATCGGGTGATATTATGATAATATGG
This window encodes:
- a CDS encoding diguanylate cyclase, which encodes MNQNKRLFKKKIAIIISIALSLFLLTVFLLIIGMFMNNLKQQEMLKTTDKFINFKSQVEHLVFTNKTLIQGFEAYILMNPELDESEAYSYLNNLLFKNENQIRNIGVCQDTTIIWNYPKEGNAVAIGVDLSTVESQKELVLKVKNEQVPILQGPVELIQGGTGFIIRLPIVRKDTGYWGQISIVLKGDKIIEDINAYAEEAGLNVAIFNDQNKTLPFYGSMSAVGESSLTFNIDPDFIDWKVVVSPKDGWKNNQFVLWSAIFLAVLIATGAGLLTFRALKTNYQLRIMSSHDSLTGLYNRHYLNDYQSMVLASAKRNNRQVGFMSMDLNHFKNINDTYEHNVGDLVLAETARVLKQSTRTNEAAFRLGGDEFLIIMPDIEDRTVLQQARERLSNSFKNDFHLADYPAKIAVSIGTALFPEDGDNIDILLQIADEEMYSDKKEQKMKQAENQSGQPSR